A genomic region of Anaerolineae bacterium contains the following coding sequences:
- a CDS encoding winged helix-turn-helix transcriptional regulator, which produces MAVTADIERILLARITSGRYPPGSRLPSVRELAEEFGANKNTVSRAFRSLAGKGYLRIEAGVGAFVAGIPLDGPGLEAARETLGEDLASTLRQARLLGLRMEEVASLFHRLMGTVYASDQVEVLFIECNDYDARTLGAKLEQGLGAPMKLVLLSDFVADTESLCSGADLAVTTFYHLAVVREAVAEAGVGTEVVGVHAPPETDALLRISRAPQGSRVLAVCTEKTTLNTIVHQVRAHNPSLQLSTHLVGDPQALERDLRSADLVVDTHTSHQAVVAAGCSAPIITLSFTIDPTSTDFLRGRVAEYVRRHVSEVVGSG; this is translated from the coding sequence GTGGCGGTCACCGCCGACATCGAACGCATTCTGCTGGCTCGAATCACCTCCGGCCGGTATCCGCCTGGTTCCAGGCTGCCCTCGGTGCGGGAGCTGGCAGAGGAGTTCGGCGCCAACAAGAACACCGTCAGTCGTGCTTTCCGGTCTCTGGCGGGAAAGGGTTACCTCAGGATCGAGGCTGGCGTCGGTGCCTTCGTGGCCGGCATACCCTTGGATGGGCCCGGGCTGGAGGCAGCTCGCGAGACCCTGGGCGAGGACCTGGCTTCGACCCTGCGTCAGGCCAGGTTGCTGGGCCTCCGCATGGAGGAGGTCGCCTCCCTATTCCACCGACTCATGGGCACCGTCTACGCCAGCGACCAGGTTGAGGTTCTGTTCATCGAGTGCAACGATTACGACGCCCGGACCCTGGGCGCGAAGCTGGAGCAGGGCCTGGGTGCCCCCATGAAGCTGGTGCTCCTGAGCGACTTCGTGGCTGACACGGAGAGCCTCTGCAGTGGGGCAGACCTGGCGGTCACTACCTTCTACCACTTGGCAGTGGTGCGGGAGGCCGTAGCCGAGGCCGGGGTCGGAACCGAAGTAGTGGGCGTGCATGCTCCTCCGGAGACCGACGCTCTGCTGAGAATCTCACGGGCACCGCAGGGCAGCCGGGTTCTGGCGGTGTGCACCGAGAAGACCACCCTGAATACTATCGTCCACCAGGTGCGAGCCCACAATCCCTCTCTCCAGCTCAGCACTCATCTGGTGGGAGATCCTCAGGCTCTGGAGCGGGACCTGCGATCGGCTGACCTTGTGGTGGACACCCACACCTCCCACCAGGCAGTCGTGGCCGCCGGTTGTTCCGCTCCCATCATCACCTTGTCGTTCACCATAGACCCCACTTCCACCGACTTCCTGCGCGGTCGGGTAGCGGAGTACGTTCGCAGACACGTCAGCGAGGTGGTGGGTAGTGGCTAG
- a CDS encoding protein kinase translates to MILRSPQEIDEYTIVRPVGGSKAFTVYQATDRDGASVTVKAALNRSARDLAHLRREREVVRHLYLPGLRAVRHVGQSADGHIYSVMDWAERTLRDEMNRRRRFSRSAVLKILTPVAETLDEMHARQYIHCNLTPDHILLTEDGRVLLAGAAQARRRGQHPAPGDARYTAPERNTAQPTGPWSDIYSLGVIAYEMLAGRLPFPRSSDEQLRRDHAVLTPSLPRSLRRSLGRDASRALLRALAKEPADRFHSASAFIEALREREPTSMALQHRLSDLGHALGWVTTRVPRALKIVFLVLVASAAAGGIVLAGLPREDAPPEDPRTATARFEAALLTPVSVWTARPVSTQDPSRLPTATPASHPTATPTTAVSPTSTPEEQPPTPTAVPASAPGSLHAAPVLVEPADVTHFPGDATVEFVWQYGGQLQAGETFDLRVWRQGAPAWGIARTTETRYRQRGAPDGPGEYSWQVVVVRDDPTTGKVIETSRRSATRRLFWD, encoded by the coding sequence GTGATTCTCCGAAGCCCCCAAGAGATAGATGAGTACACCATCGTCAGGCCGGTAGGAGGCAGCAAGGCCTTCACCGTCTACCAGGCGACCGACCGCGACGGCGCCAGCGTAACTGTGAAGGCGGCGTTGAACCGTTCAGCCCGAGACCTGGCCCACCTCCGCCGGGAGCGGGAAGTGGTGCGCCACCTCTACCTGCCCGGCTTGCGCGCCGTCCGGCACGTAGGCCAGAGCGCCGACGGTCACATCTATTCAGTGATGGACTGGGCCGAGCGCACTCTGCGCGACGAGATGAACCGTCGCCGTCGCTTCTCTCGCAGCGCTGTCCTCAAGATTCTGACCCCCGTAGCCGAGACGCTGGATGAGATGCATGCCCGCCAGTACATCCACTGTAACCTCACTCCTGACCACATCCTTCTGACGGAAGACGGCCGCGTCCTGCTGGCGGGAGCAGCGCAGGCGCGCCGCCGAGGGCAACACCCGGCCCCTGGCGATGCCCGCTACACCGCGCCCGAGCGCAATACCGCCCAGCCCACCGGCCCTTGGTCTGACATCTACTCCCTGGGGGTCATCGCCTACGAGATGCTCGCTGGCAGGCTGCCCTTCCCCCGGAGCTCGGACGAGCAGCTGCGCCGCGACCATGCCGTCCTCACTCCCAGCCTGCCCCGCTCCCTCAGGCGCAGCTTGGGCCGCGATGCCAGCCGGGCCCTGTTGAGGGCGCTGGCCAAGGAGCCAGCAGATCGGTTTCATTCCGCCTCGGCTTTCATAGAGGCCCTGCGCGAACGCGAGCCCACCTCGATGGCTCTTCAGCACCGCCTATCAGATCTGGGCCACGCTTTGGGCTGGGTCACCACCCGCGTGCCTCGGGCCCTCAAGATCGTCTTCCTAGTGCTGGTGGCGTCCGCGGCCGCCGGAGGCATAGTCCTGGCCGGCCTGCCGCGCGAGGATGCCCCGCCTGAGGACCCCAGAACCGCTACTGCCCGCTTCGAGGCCGCCCTCCTGACGCCGGTGAGCGTATGGACCGCCCGGCCCGTGTCCACCCAGGACCCGAGCCGGCTTCCCACAGCCACGCCGGCGTCGCACCCCACCGCCACGCCCACCACCGCCGTCTCGCCGACATCCACTCCAGAGGAGCAGCCCCCCACCCCGACGGCGGTGCCGGCATCCGCGCCTGGGTCGTTGCACGCCGCGCCCGTCTTGGTCGAGCCGGCTGACGTCACCCACTTCCCCGGAGACGCCACCGTCGAGTTCGTGTGGCAGTATGGCGGCCAGTTGCAGGCCGGCGAGACGTTCGACCTGAGGGTGTGGCGCCAGGGAGCACCGGCCTGGGGCATCGCCCGCACCACCGAGACCCGTTACCGGCAGCGAGGAGCCCCCGACGGCCCCGGCGAGTACTCCTGGCAGGTGGTGGTGGTGCGCGACGACCCGACGACCGGCAAGGTCATCGAGACCAGCAGGCGCAGCGCCACTCGCCGCCTCTTCTGGGACTGA
- a CDS encoding serine/threonine-protein kinase, which translates to MGDLVGRRLGDYEIVELLGQGAAGAVYRARQLSLDRFVAVRVLDPALAADPGFLERYREAVLASARLIHPNILRLYDLRHDGEVHYVVMDLAPGGSLRSRLAQGPLPLPEALELAAAVADALAYAHAHGVTHAALDPNDVLLDDAGHPLVADFGLDRALARPGSQTILPEYMTPEQAQGLETGPHTDLYALGLILFEAITGRPPFRGDTPLSVLYQQVNEPPPRLTSFGVQPPAVQELVDTALAKSPRHRFPSGMDMARALRHAAAQTAAPPEPTFPKPAPSRPRTGFAPAARPASRTPWVAVAALGAVGLFAAVAVLVLVAGQLLGGRGDETPVPATAVAVAAADTATAVPTSTPAPPTPTAPPTALPTATSSPTPTHTVTPSPMPTATPTPRPAGGGFGGEVKSAVTATPAETVTAAPSDTPTAVVDTPTPTFTATPAPTDTPTAEATATEPPLPAGFSGRIAYPLYDPHTGRTDVWVAQADGSHRYQLAPCMRQPDFRGDGVLAMNGEGCGTDSLWLMSADGSERREISRHPEDSHPTWSPDGSSVVYSSSQQGDGQWRLYAHSVLGEIPEGPPFLPLGSSGILGRSPVWLSNGEIAYNGCDYGFGSGGNCGLWVVSSQGGLPRRLTGDASDRAADEHGGNLVFMSTMNGAWDVYRIRLDGSDLTRLTQGSGNSGLPTWSPDGKAVAFLSDRDGQWAVWAMRPDGSQQHKLFDLNGTPGPQWTDERMSWGP; encoded by the coding sequence GTGGGCGATCTGGTCGGCCGGCGGCTGGGGGACTATGAGATCGTCGAGCTCCTGGGCCAGGGCGCCGCGGGAGCGGTGTACCGGGCACGGCAGCTCTCTCTGGACCGTTTCGTCGCCGTTCGGGTGCTCGATCCAGCCCTGGCAGCCGACCCCGGCTTCCTGGAGCGGTACCGCGAGGCCGTGCTCGCTTCCGCTCGGCTCATCCACCCCAACATCCTGCGCCTCTATGACCTGCGTCACGACGGCGAGGTGCACTACGTGGTGATGGACCTGGCCCCCGGTGGCAGCCTCCGGAGCCGCCTCGCTCAGGGGCCACTGCCTCTGCCGGAGGCGCTCGAGCTGGCCGCAGCAGTGGCCGACGCCCTGGCCTACGCCCACGCCCACGGCGTCACCCACGCGGCTCTCGACCCCAACGACGTGCTCCTCGACGATGCCGGCCATCCCTTGGTGGCCGACTTCGGCTTGGATAGAGCCTTGGCTCGGCCGGGGTCGCAGACCATCCTTCCTGAGTACATGACTCCAGAGCAGGCCCAGGGGCTGGAGACGGGCCCCCACACCGACCTGTACGCCCTGGGGCTGATCCTGTTCGAGGCCATAACTGGCAGACCCCCTTTCCGAGGGGACACACCTCTGAGCGTACTCTATCAGCAGGTGAACGAGCCCCCGCCCAGGCTGACATCCTTCGGCGTCCAGCCTCCGGCGGTGCAGGAGTTGGTGGACACGGCGCTGGCCAAGTCCCCGAGGCACCGTTTCCCCTCGGGGATGGACATGGCCCGGGCGCTCCGTCATGCCGCTGCGCAGACCGCGGCACCGCCGGAGCCTACCTTCCCGAAGCCGGCTCCCTCCCGGCCCCGCACCGGCTTCGCCCCTGCGGCCCGGCCGGCATCCCGAACCCCCTGGGTGGCCGTGGCCGCGCTGGGCGCGGTCGGGTTGTTCGCCGCCGTGGCGGTGCTGGTCCTGGTGGCCGGGCAGCTCCTGGGCGGGCGCGGGGACGAGACACCAGTGCCGGCGACGGCTGTAGCTGTCGCGGCGGCCGATACCGCCACCGCTGTTCCCACCTCTACCCCGGCTCCCCCTACGCCTACTGCACCGCCCACGGCGCTGCCCACGGCGACCTCCAGCCCTACCCCCACGCACACCGTGACGCCCAGCCCCATGCCCACGGCCACGCCCACCCCCCGGCCCGCCGGTGGAGGGTTCGGCGGCGAGGTGAAGTCGGCCGTCACAGCCACTCCCGCCGAGACCGTAACGGCCGCACCATCCGACACGCCTACCGCCGTCGTGGACACGCCCACTCCCACCTTCACGGCGACTCCGGCCCCGACCGATACCCCCACCGCGGAAGCGACTGCTACCGAGCCGCCGCTGCCGGCGGGGTTCAGCGGGCGCATCGCCTATCCCCTGTACGACCCGCATACAGGCCGAACGGATGTCTGGGTGGCCCAGGCCGATGGTTCGCACCGCTACCAGCTGGCGCCCTGCATGCGACAGCCCGACTTCCGCGGCGACGGGGTACTGGCGATGAACGGCGAGGGCTGCGGCACCGACAGCCTCTGGCTCATGAGCGCCGACGGCAGCGAACGGCGGGAGATTAGCCGGCACCCGGAGGATAGCCACCCCACCTGGTCGCCCGATGGGAGCTCCGTTGTCTACTCCTCCTCGCAGCAAGGAGACGGCCAGTGGCGACTCTACGCCCACTCCGTGCTGGGCGAGATTCCGGAGGGGCCACCCTTCCTGCCCCTGGGCTCCAGTGGCATCCTGGGTCGCTCACCGGTCTGGCTGAGCAATGGCGAGATCGCGTACAATGGATGCGACTACGGCTTCGGCTCGGGCGGGAACTGCGGCCTTTGGGTGGTGAGCAGTCAGGGAGGCCTTCCGCGACGCCTGACCGGCGACGCCAGCGACCGCGCTGCAGACGAGCATGGGGGCAACCTGGTGTTCATGTCCACCATGAACGGCGCCTGGGACGTCTACCGCATTCGTCTGGACGGCTCCGACCTTACCCGGCTCACTCAGGGTAGCGGAAACAGCGGGCTTCCCACGTGGTCGCCCGATGGTAAGGCCGTAGCTTTCCTGTCCGACCGCGACGGTCAGTGGGCCGTCTGGGCGATGCGGCCCGACGGCAGCCAGCAGCACAAGCTGTTCGACCTCAACGGCACCCCAGGGCCGCAGTGGACCGATGAGAGAATGAGCTGGGGACCATGA
- a CDS encoding FHA domain-containing protein, whose translation MRLVGRSEAVSGVDLPLEQGPVTAGAASSNSIQVEHPAVARHHLRLARHGAQWMLEPLDARRPVYLNGIRVIGRHALRPGDAISFGPALLAVLPETREAGRPRRRPDANPRTWLLASAGLLLALVASVAALQAQLVPLQPLQAVEHALAPSSTAVSSVTSTAVPTPIQSPTAAPTDTATPDPTLTPTATVRPTRTAAPTRDPLRATLEAGLAAAPLERAVAAMTAVAQLPPAEQRRVLAELQVAPELDRWLDSVLGTPTPVPPQGRIAFGRYSSDSNRYDVILLDLATGAETILLPQASQPAFSPDGRMLAYHSWQPNALGLFAATGDGSQRWLLTSDAHPEDGWPAWSPDGSLLAFASLRFGDGMSRIYTVPAHGGTATGIAYGEYADWSPKGDRLAVKSCIGGSCGIMLAYPDGSGQEFLTTDATDGAPAWSPDGRYIAFHSYRDDNWNLYVMGSDGTGLVQLTDAQATDCVPQWSPDGRYLAFRSDRGGDWGLWVVPSSGGPLLRLLDAPIQAGDELVERLSWLP comes from the coding sequence TTGCGTCTGGTTGGAAGGTCGGAGGCGGTATCCGGGGTGGATCTGCCCCTGGAGCAGGGACCCGTGACGGCGGGCGCCGCCTCCAGCAACAGCATACAGGTGGAGCATCCGGCGGTGGCCCGACATCACCTGCGTCTGGCTCGACACGGGGCGCAGTGGATGCTCGAACCCCTCGATGCCAGGCGCCCGGTCTACCTGAACGGAATCCGGGTGATTGGGCGTCATGCCCTACGACCGGGCGACGCGATATCGTTCGGCCCGGCGTTGCTGGCCGTCTTGCCGGAGACTCGCGAGGCCGGCCGACCACGGCGGCGTCCGGATGCCAACCCCCGCACCTGGCTGCTAGCCTCGGCTGGCCTGCTTCTCGCCCTCGTGGCGTCGGTGGCGGCTCTGCAGGCCCAGCTGGTGCCCCTGCAGCCCCTTCAGGCCGTGGAGCATGCCCTTGCGCCCAGCAGCACCGCGGTCAGCTCTGTTACTTCCACCGCCGTCCCTACTCCGATCCAGTCGCCAACTGCAGCACCAACAGACACGGCCACCCCCGATCCCACCCTGACGCCCACGGCCACGGTCCGCCCTACTCGAACCGCCGCTCCGACCCGGGATCCTCTTCGCGCCACGCTGGAGGCCGGCCTGGCTGCCGCGCCACTGGAGCGGGCGGTGGCCGCCATGACGGCAGTGGCTCAATTGCCCCCTGCCGAGCAGAGGCGAGTCCTCGCGGAGCTGCAGGTGGCTCCGGAGCTCGACCGCTGGCTGGATTCAGTCCTGGGGACGCCCACCCCCGTCCCCCCGCAGGGACGCATTGCTTTCGGGCGCTACTCCAGCGACTCCAACCGCTACGACGTGATCCTGCTAGACCTGGCCACCGGTGCCGAGACCATCTTGCTGCCCCAGGCTAGCCAGCCAGCCTTCAGCCCCGATGGCCGCATGCTCGCCTATCATTCCTGGCAGCCTAACGCTCTCGGCCTCTTTGCTGCCACCGGGGACGGATCCCAGCGCTGGCTACTCACCAGCGACGCTCACCCCGAAGACGGCTGGCCTGCCTGGTCTCCCGATGGATCGCTCCTGGCCTTTGCCAGCCTCCGTTTTGGAGACGGCATGAGCAGGATTTACACTGTCCCGGCGCACGGTGGCACCGCCACCGGCATCGCCTACGGGGAATATGCCGACTGGTCCCCCAAGGGCGACAGGTTGGCGGTGAAGAGCTGCATCGGTGGCTCCTGCGGGATCATGCTCGCCTATCCCGATGGCAGCGGGCAGGAGTTCCTCACCACCGATGCCACCGATGGAGCCCCGGCGTGGTCACCCGATGGCCGGTACATCGCCTTTCACTCTTATCGAGACGACAACTGGAACCTCTACGTCATGGGCAGTGATGGCACCGGGCTAGTGCAACTCACCGATGCCCAGGCCACGGACTGCGTGCCCCAATGGTCTCCCGACGGGCGCTATCTGGCATTCCGCAGCGACCGGGGCGGCGACTGGGGCCTCTGGGTGGTGCCATCGAGTGGCGGCCCACTGCTGCGGCTCCTCGATGCCCCCATACAGGCCGGGGATGAGCTGGTCGAGCGTCTCTCGTGGCTACCCTGA
- a CDS encoding L-ribulose-5-phosphate 4-epimerase, producing the protein MLEELKQLVYEMNLLLPRSGLVTWTSGNVSGRDPQTGLVAIKPSGVRYERLTADDIVLVDLDGRQVAGHLRPSVDTATHLYVYRHRPDVGGVVHTHSPYATAFAAVGRPIEPCLTALADEFGCTIPLGAYAPIGGEEIGREIVRSIGPAPAILMRHHGVFALGPDPEAAVKAAVMVEDAARTLWIAMQIGDPQSLPPEEVDRLHRAYTEGYGQR; encoded by the coding sequence GTGCTGGAAGAACTGAAGCAACTGGTGTACGAGATGAACCTGCTCTTGCCTCGGTCCGGCCTGGTGACCTGGACCAGCGGCAACGTCAGCGGGCGCGACCCGCAGACCGGCCTGGTGGCCATCAAGCCCTCGGGCGTCCGCTACGAACGACTCACCGCCGATGACATCGTGCTGGTGGACCTAGACGGCAGACAGGTGGCCGGCCATCTGCGGCCCTCGGTGGATACCGCCACCCACCTCTACGTCTATCGCCACCGGCCGGACGTAGGCGGTGTGGTTCACACCCACTCGCCCTACGCTACGGCCTTCGCCGCCGTGGGCAGGCCGATCGAGCCCTGCCTAACCGCCCTGGCCGACGAGTTCGGCTGCACCATCCCGCTGGGCGCCTACGCTCCCATCGGCGGGGAGGAGATCGGGCGAGAGATCGTACGCTCCATAGGTCCCGCCCCCGCCATCCTCATGCGTCACCATGGCGTCTTTGCCCTCGGGCCGGACCCTGAAGCGGCCGTCAAGGCGGCCGTGATGGTCGAGGACGCCGCCCGGACCCTGTGGATCGCCATGCAGATAGGCGACCCTCAGTCCCTCCCTCCGGAGGAGGTGGACCGCCTCCACCGGGCCTACACCGAGGGCTACGGTCAGCGCTAG
- a CDS encoding SagB/ThcOx family dehydrogenase — protein sequence MFSCAPGPLRDQSPLRPHTAAEAEPTPLPPPDTASGLPLTQTLARRRSLRQYSARELTDEEVGQLLWAAQGITDDRGFRTAPSAGATYPLELYLATRRGLFHYRPAGHQLARLQERDLRGDLAAAGLNQTCIRDAPAVFVVAAVYGRTSPRYGARAERYVHLEAGHACQNLLLQAEALGLGGVPVGAFEDERVARLLGLPSGETPLYLVPVGQPA from the coding sequence ATGTTCTCCTGCGCGCCCGGCCCCCTGCGGGATCAGTCACCCTTGCGCCCGCATACCGCAGCCGAGGCCGAGCCCACCCCTTTGCCCCCACCCGACACCGCTTCCGGCCTGCCGCTGACCCAGACCCTGGCCCGGAGGCGGTCGCTGCGGCAATACAGCGCCCGCGAGCTTACCGACGAGGAAGTGGGGCAGCTGCTCTGGGCAGCTCAGGGGATCACCGACGATCGCGGCTTCCGCACGGCACCGTCCGCCGGTGCCACCTATCCCCTCGAGCTCTACCTGGCCACCCGGCGCGGCCTCTTTCACTACCGGCCCGCGGGGCACCAGTTGGCCCGCCTCCAGGAGCGGGACCTCAGGGGCGACCTGGCGGCTGCTGGCCTGAACCAGACCTGCATCCGAGATGCGCCTGCCGTCTTCGTCGTGGCCGCGGTCTACGGGCGCACTTCGCCCCGATATGGGGCCCGAGCGGAGCGGTACGTGCACCTAGAAGCAGGGCACGCCTGCCAGAACTTGCTGCTTCAGGCTGAGGCCCTGGGGTTAGGTGGTGTGCCCGTGGGTGCCTTCGAGGACGAGCGCGTGGCCCGTCTCCTGGGGCTTCCATCCGGGGAGACGCCGCTCTACCTGGTGCCCGTGGGCCAACCGGCCTGA
- the mutM gene encoding bifunctional DNA-formamidopyrimidine glycosylase/DNA-(apurinic or apyrimidinic site) lyase — translation MPELPEVEILARELRRYAVGRTVACVTTTPDQRLEVGHEQLPELSDQRLMDVRRFGKRLALDFSGGLSLLTHLMMVGQWRFSPLAHDVPPDPKLTIEFSDGTRLYLHGVALRYQRLLPTDEVTQQEEIQALGPDALSPGFTADGLASALAQRNAGIKAVLLEQGLIGGIGNTYADEALYLAGIHPRRPASDLTREEAIALHAAVVQVMREAIEHGGASEMAFVHLDGSKGHYQDVFRVKEREGQACSRCGSAIVKERIAGRPTYYCPGHQRL, via the coding sequence ATGCCTGAGCTGCCCGAGGTGGAGATACTGGCCCGAGAGCTACGCCGATATGCCGTGGGAAGAACGGTGGCGTGCGTAACCACCACGCCCGATCAGAGGCTGGAAGTTGGCCACGAGCAGCTGCCCGAGCTTAGCGACCAGCGATTGATGGACGTGCGACGCTTCGGCAAACGCCTAGCTCTGGACTTCTCCGGCGGGCTCTCCCTGCTCACCCACCTCATGATGGTGGGCCAGTGGCGCTTCTCCCCCCTCGCCCACGATGTGCCGCCAGACCCTAAGCTGACCATCGAGTTCTCCGATGGCACCCGCCTCTACCTCCATGGTGTCGCCCTGCGGTACCAACGGCTCCTCCCCACTGACGAGGTGACCCAGCAGGAAGAGATCCAGGCACTGGGGCCCGACGCCTTGTCCCCCGGCTTCACCGCCGATGGACTGGCTAGTGCCCTGGCACAGAGGAACGCAGGCATCAAAGCGGTCCTGTTGGAGCAGGGCCTCATTGGCGGCATCGGCAACACCTACGCCGATGAGGCCCTCTACCTGGCCGGCATTCACCCGCGCCGCCCCGCCTCCGACCTGACCCGGGAGGAGGCGATTGCCCTTCACGCGGCGGTGGTCCAGGTGATGCGGGAAGCCATCGAACACGGCGGCGCCTCCGAGATGGCCTTCGTTCACCTCGACGGGAGCAAAGGCCACTACCAGGACGTCTTTCGGGTCAAGGAGCGGGAGGGCCAGGCCTGCAGCCGCTGCGGGAGCGCTATCGTGAAGGAGAGGATCGCCGGCCGGCCCACTTACTACTGCCCTGGACACCAACGCCTCTGA
- a CDS encoding exo-alpha-sialidase: MYRSVIAPATERHPRNTEADIAVLPDGRLLLAYTRFEGGSSDFDRAEVVGRYSSDRGRTWSEDLVLQPNDADVNCMSPSLLQLPEGELLLFYLRKNSPTDLQVYVKRSADQGQTWGEPTRVTDGQGYYVMCNARAVRLSSGRLLAPVSHCQDARGPIEGAGHHVVLCFVSNDDGLSWHCHGNAVDLPRRGAMEPGVVELADGSLLMVLRSQLGRLYFSRSSDGGEAWAPPEMSALVAPEAPSAIARLPQSEDLLLVWNDNYDPGVDHGGIRSPLRSAISRDGGQKWYRYRTIEGDPSRAYSYPSLTFVDDEVLLTYYERERPGRLSLVFRALPVEWFYRIQDKFVLQGLGRLPDYPAESIGSPLGRVRLDGREQLEPQRES; this comes from the coding sequence TTGTACCGATCGGTCATTGCGCCAGCCACCGAACGCCATCCACGCAACACCGAGGCAGACATCGCCGTCCTGCCCGACGGCCGGTTGCTCCTGGCATACACCCGGTTCGAAGGCGGATCCTCCGACTTCGATCGGGCGGAGGTGGTGGGACGCTACTCCTCTGACAGAGGGCGGACCTGGTCGGAGGACTTGGTCCTCCAACCCAACGACGCCGACGTTAACTGCATGTCGCCTTCCCTCCTCCAGCTGCCTGAGGGAGAGCTGTTGCTGTTCTACCTGCGCAAGAACTCCCCGACCGACCTGCAGGTGTACGTGAAACGTTCCGCCGATCAGGGTCAGACTTGGGGCGAGCCCACTCGTGTGACCGACGGCCAGGGCTACTACGTGATGTGCAACGCCCGCGCCGTTCGGCTCTCGAGCGGCCGCCTGCTTGCACCCGTCTCTCACTGTCAGGATGCTCGCGGCCCGATCGAGGGCGCCGGCCATCACGTCGTCCTGTGCTTCGTGTCCAACGACGACGGCCTCTCCTGGCACTGCCACGGCAACGCGGTGGACTTGCCGCGGCGAGGAGCGATGGAGCCCGGGGTGGTGGAGCTGGCGGATGGCTCCCTGCTCATGGTGTTGCGCAGCCAGCTGGGGCGTCTTTACTTCTCTCGGTCCAGCGATGGCGGAGAGGCCTGGGCCCCGCCCGAGATGAGCGCTCTAGTGGCCCCCGAGGCCCCTTCGGCTATCGCCCGATTGCCCCAGTCCGAGGACCTGCTGCTGGTCTGGAACGACAACTACGACCCGGGCGTGGACCACGGAGGCATCCGGTCGCCGCTGCGCTCCGCCATCTCCCGCGATGGCGGCCAGAAGTGGTACCGGTACCGCACCATCGAGGGGGACCCCTCCCGCGCTTACTCCTATCCCAGCCTCACCTTCGTCGATGACGAAGTGCTGCTCACTTACTACGAACGAGAACGGCCGGGCCGGCTTTCCCTGGTGTTCCGGGCCCTACCGGTGGAGTGGTTCTACCGCATACAGGACAAGTTCGTCCTTCAGGGGCTCGGCCGCCTCCCCGATTACCCCGCCGAGTCCATCGGCAGCCCGCTGGGTCGAGTGCGGCTAGACGGACGCGAGCAACTGGAGCCTCAGCGCGAGTCGTGA